A part of Bacteroidia bacterium genomic DNA contains:
- the pcaF gene encoding 3-oxoadipyl-CoA thiolase: MKAAFIVSGCRTPIGNFGGSLSLVRPDDMAAWVLKALLEKNPGLDPAAIADVIMGCANQAGEDNRNVARMASLLAGYPISVPAETVNRLCASGLSAVMNAARAIQCGDGDVLVAGGVENMTRSPWVMSKTSTPFGRDAQLFDSSFGWRFVNPLMKEKYGIDAMGETAENLVDIHHISREDQDAFSVWSQQKAAQAQLNGRLAKEIAPLSLSLKKGETRLFDQDEFVKPSTTMEGLAKLKPAFRKEGTVTAGNASGLNDGAAALLLANENAAKEFGLTPLARVVSMGVVGVEPRIMGIGPVGATHQALKKAGLTLDQMDVIELNEAFAAQSLAVTRSLGLADKDSRINPNGGAIALGHPLGMSGARIAFSAALELQEKNLRYALVTMCIGVGQGYALILEKA; encoded by the coding sequence ATGAAAGCAGCATTTATTGTTTCCGGTTGCCGAACACCCATAGGTAACTTTGGAGGCAGCCTGTCTTTGGTACGTCCGGACGATATGGCTGCCTGGGTTTTAAAGGCTTTATTGGAAAAGAACCCGGGATTAGACCCTGCAGCAATAGCCGATGTAATAATGGGTTGTGCCAATCAGGCCGGAGAAGATAACCGAAATGTTGCCCGTATGGCCAGTTTGCTTGCAGGTTATCCAATCTCTGTTCCGGCAGAAACGGTCAATCGCCTTTGTGCTTCCGGACTATCGGCGGTTATGAATGCTGCACGTGCCATTCAATGCGGCGATGGCGATGTATTGGTGGCCGGCGGGGTAGAAAATATGACCCGTAGCCCCTGGGTAATGAGTAAAACTTCCACCCCTTTTGGTAGAGATGCCCAATTGTTTGATTCTTCCTTTGGTTGGAGATTTGTTAATCCCCTAATGAAAGAAAAATATGGGATCGATGCCATGGGGGAAACAGCCGAAAATTTGGTTGATATACACCACATTTCTCGCGAAGACCAGGATGCTTTTTCGGTATGGAGCCAACAAAAGGCAGCACAGGCACAACTAAACGGACGATTGGCCAAAGAAATTGCACCACTTTCGCTAAGTTTAAAAAAGGGCGAAACCCGTTTGTTTGATCAGGATGAGTTTGTTAAACCTTCTACTACCATGGAAGGCCTGGCCAAATTGAAACCTGCCTTTCGTAAAGAAGGAACAGTTACTGCAGGAAATGCCTCCGGACTAAACGATGGCGCTGCTGCCTTGTTGCTCGCAAATGAAAACGCAGCAAAAGAATTTGGACTTACTCCTTTGGCAAGGGTGGTTAGCATGGGTGTTGTTGGAGTAGAACCCCGAATCATGGGAATTGGTCCGGTTGGAGCAACCCATCAAGCCTTAAAAAAGGCCGGTTTAACTTTAGACCAAATGGATGTTATTGAACTTAATGAAGCCTTTGCTGCCCAATCCCTGGCGGTTACCCGAAGTTTAGGTTTGGCAGATAAGGATTCCAGAATTAATCCAAACGGAGGGGCTATTGCACTTGGACATCCACTGGGAATGAGTGGAGCCAGAATAGCTTTTTCGGCCGCACTGGAACTTCAAGAAAAGAATCTCCGGTATGCTTTGGTAACCATGTGTATTGGTGTTGGACAAGGTTATGCCCTTATTTTAGAAAAAGCCTAG
- a CDS encoding amidohydrolase — protein MLRVSLIQADLIWENPAENRRSFEEKIKALIGLTDLILLPEMFTTGFSMKPGSMAESFPGPTLDWMMEMAQKTGACVCGSVMTLEKENYYNRLFFAKPNGTYQSYNKRHLFRMAGEDLEYSAGEERLVVEWKEWKIMPLICYDLRFPVWSRNTHFGSQEKGLVYDLLLYVANWPERRNIAWKTLLPARAVENLCYVAALNRVGVDGSGLSYSGDSAIYDYLGQKISTVQPHSETIETCVLDKATLDDFRKQFPAWMDADLIR, from the coding sequence ATGTTAAGGGTAAGCCTGATACAAGCAGATTTGATATGGGAAAACCCGGCTGAAAACAGGCGAAGTTTTGAAGAAAAAATCAAGGCTTTGATAGGCTTAACCGATTTAATTCTCTTACCCGAAATGTTTACTACCGGTTTTAGTATGAAACCGGGAAGTATGGCCGAATCTTTTCCGGGCCCAACCCTGGATTGGATGATGGAAATGGCTCAAAAAACAGGTGCTTGTGTATGCGGAAGTGTAATGACCCTGGAAAAGGAAAATTACTACAACCGCTTGTTTTTTGCCAAACCCAATGGAACCTATCAATCTTACAACAAACGCCATTTGTTTAGGATGGCAGGTGAAGATTTGGAATATTCAGCCGGCGAAGAACGACTGGTAGTAGAATGGAAAGAGTGGAAAATAATGCCTTTGATATGCTATGATTTGCGTTTTCCTGTTTGGAGCCGAAATACACATTTTGGAAGTCAAGAGAAAGGACTGGTATATGATTTATTACTCTATGTGGCCAATTGGCCCGAACGTAGAAATATAGCCTGGAAAACCTTGTTGCCGGCTCGGGCGGTAGAAAACCTGTGTTATGTGGCAGCGCTAAACCGGGTGGGTGTTGATGGTTCAGGATTGAGTTACTCGGGCGATAGTGCTATTTACGATTATTTGGGCCAGAAAATCAGCACGGTTCAACCTCATTCAGAAACCATCGAAACCTGTGTTTTGGATAAAGCAACGCTGGACGATTTTAGAAAGCAATTTCCGGCCTGGATGGATGCAGATTTAATTCGATAA
- a CDS encoding agmatine deiminase family protein — protein MKINGLILVLSVVFGINATAQNLPHQLTPQEKERMQTYLESFQHRNSQAGNFLVFDPPASKVRAAAEWEEIDGLLVTWTSYLPTVREIIRWARLETTVWVVCSDSNAVKNSLTNNNIPLSNIRYLQINFDSVWSRDYGQWNVYTNDVDSLYMVDWIYNRPRPDDDVVPEFLSDVTQIPMFSLTQSPNDLTHTGGNYMVDGYGTAFSSELILDENPTKTQAQIDTIMKHFMGIQRYVKMPTLPYDGIHHIDMHLKLLDEETLLWAEYPNGVADGPQIEANLQYVQSNYPSVFGTPYKIVRIPSPPEIWNGNEYYPDNQGAYLTYTNAVFVNKTVLVTQYYTAYDTIARRIWETALPGYKIQFIDCNDIIQASGALHCITKEVMSSDPLLITHQALHDTYNTTNDYRVDAWIKHRSGIASATLFYTTDTTQAYQSVAMSLTNAGTNTWTGFIPAQVPGTKVYYYVAAQSNSGKSQVRPMPAPQGYWKFEVLGPVSTFEPTAELSVNLFPNPSNALVCLNLNRKHSIPVEASIYNAIGQQVGRFSAASLDTGNKKLFFDSSALAPGVYTVVVSTEQETKSLKLGVK, from the coding sequence ATGAAAATCAATGGTTTAATCTTGGTTTTGAGCGTGGTGTTCGGAATTAATGCAACTGCCCAAAACCTTCCTCATCAACTTACACCTCAAGAGAAGGAGAGGATGCAGACCTATTTGGAGTCGTTCCAACACCGGAATTCCCAAGCAGGTAATTTCCTGGTTTTTGACCCTCCTGCTTCCAAAGTTAGGGCTGCTGCCGAATGGGAAGAAATTGATGGATTATTGGTTACCTGGACAAGCTATTTACCTACCGTTCGGGAAATTATTCGCTGGGCCAGACTGGAAACTACGGTATGGGTGGTTTGTTCAGATAGTAATGCAGTAAAGAATAGTTTAACCAACAACAACATTCCTTTATCCAACATCAGGTATTTGCAAATAAATTTCGATTCGGTTTGGTCGCGCGATTATGGTCAGTGGAATGTTTATACCAACGATGTAGATAGTTTGTATATGGTAGATTGGATCTATAACCGACCTCGCCCGGATGATGACGTAGTGCCTGAATTTCTTTCTGATGTCACCCAAATTCCCATGTTCTCTCTAACTCAATCGCCCAATGATTTGACCCATACCGGTGGAAATTACATGGTTGATGGTTACGGAACAGCCTTTTCTTCTGAATTGATTTTAGATGAAAATCCAACCAAAACCCAGGCCCAAATAGATACCATCATGAAGCATTTTATGGGAATTCAACGCTATGTAAAAATGCCTACTCTGCCTTACGATGGTATTCATCATATTGATATGCACCTGAAATTGCTGGACGAAGAAACCTTGTTATGGGCTGAATATCCAAATGGTGTTGCAGATGGTCCTCAAATTGAAGCAAACTTGCAATATGTTCAGAGTAACTATCCTTCTGTTTTTGGGACCCCGTATAAAATTGTCCGAATTCCTAGTCCACCCGAAATCTGGAATGGTAACGAATATTATCCGGATAACCAAGGCGCTTACCTTACCTATACCAATGCGGTTTTTGTGAACAAAACGGTTTTGGTTACTCAGTATTATACAGCCTATGATACGATTGCCCGACGGATTTGGGAAACCGCTTTACCCGGCTACAAAATTCAATTTATTGATTGCAATGATATTATCCAGGCCAGTGGGGCCTTGCATTGTATTACCAAGGAAGTTATGTCGTCCGATCCTTTGCTGATTACTCATCAGGCTTTGCACGACACCTACAATACAACCAACGATTACAGGGTAGATGCCTGGATTAAACACCGCAGCGGAATTGCTTCTGCTACCTTATTTTATACTACGGATACTACTCAGGCTTACCAATCGGTTGCCATGAGTTTAACCAATGCCGGCACCAATACCTGGACAGGCTTTATTCCTGCTCAAGTACCTGGAACCAAGGTATATTATTATGTTGCAGCACAAAGCAATTCGGGTAAATCTCAGGTTAGGCCTATGCCCGCACCACAAGGTTATTGGAAGTTCGAGGTGTTGGGTCCGGTTTCAACTTTTGAACCTACTGCAGAATTGTCAGTCAATCTTTTCCCAAATCCATCCAATGCCTTGGTTTGCTTAAATTTAAACAGAAAGCACAGCATTCCGGTGGAAGCCAGTATTTACAATGCCATCGGACAACAGGTAGGTCGTTTTTCTGCCGCAAGTCTGGATACCGGAAATAAGAAATTGTTTTTTGATAGTTCGGCTCTGGCTCCGGGTGTTTATACCGTCGTAGTTAGCACTGAACAGGAAACGAAATCCTTAAAGCTGGGAGTAAAGTAA
- a CDS encoding DUF4835 family protein, whose protein sequence is MLKKILFIIFLGIPGLSSAQELNCQVTINAQQINGDKTIFDVLKKQVADFMNNTRWTNGDQFKQEEKIECSILINVQERVSTEEFKGTIQIQSRRPVYKTNYNTVVINHLDPDFQFQYVANQPFIFNENTYNGNLISVLAFYANMIVGMDYETFSKKGGEANFQKAVTIVNNAQNAAEKGWKAFDNNRNRYWFSENILNPRFVLIREAMYNYHRQGLDVMTDKLEDGKKVIMQCIDDIQKVAKDQPNSFLLQFVFNAKGDEIINIFRTNTAPDIQAQIAQKMKAIDPGNAIKYDKIVGGN, encoded by the coding sequence ATGCTAAAGAAAATCCTATTTATCATCTTCCTTGGAATTCCGGGTTTAAGCTCCGCCCAGGAGTTGAATTGCCAGGTAACCATAAATGCCCAACAAATTAACGGGGATAAAACCATTTTTGATGTTTTAAAAAAACAGGTGGCGGATTTCATGAATAATACCCGCTGGACCAATGGTGACCAATTTAAACAAGAAGAAAAAATTGAGTGCAGCATCCTTATTAATGTGCAAGAAAGGGTAAGTACAGAAGAATTTAAAGGCACTATACAAATTCAAAGCAGAAGGCCTGTTTACAAGACCAACTACAACACCGTGGTAATCAACCACCTGGATCCAGATTTTCAATTTCAATATGTAGCCAATCAACCTTTTATTTTTAACGAAAACACTTACAACGGCAACCTCATTTCGGTACTCGCTTTTTATGCCAATATGATCGTTGGGATGGATTATGAAACCTTTTCTAAAAAAGGAGGAGAAGCCAATTTTCAAAAGGCAGTTACCATTGTAAACAACGCCCAAAATGCGGCTGAAAAAGGCTGGAAAGCATTCGATAACAACCGAAACAGATATTGGTTCTCTGAAAACATCCTAAACCCACGTTTTGTGCTAATTCGGGAAGCAATGTATAATTACCACCGCCAAGGTTTGGATGTAATGACCGACAAGTTGGAAGATGGAAAAAAGGTGATTATGCAGTGTATCGACGATATTCAGAAAGTTGCCAAAGACCAACCAAACTCGTTCTTGCTTCAATTTGTTTTCAATGCCAAAGGCGATGAAATCATCAATATTTTCAGAACCAATACCGCTCCGGATATTCAAGCGCAAATAGCCCAAAAAATGAAGGCCATTGACCCCGGAAATGCCATCAAGTACGATAAAATTGTTGGGGGAAATTAA